From Microcystis aeruginosa NIES-2549, a single genomic window includes:
- a CDS encoding urease accessory protein UreF — protein sequence MLDQKELLCLLQLASPILPVGAYSYSEGLETLVEKGIISNSASLNDWLERSLCQGSIRLETAVLLRVYRCFCQEDFTKLNYWDNWLSATRETAELRQQSWQMGRSLLNLLRELAPVRDNLPEQANYATAFAIGASHWQIGEELAVLGYLHSWASNLINAGLRLIPLGQTLGQSLLIGLQPSLLTATADIISLADENLSSWSWGLSFASMNHETQYSRLFRS from the coding sequence ATGCTCGATCAAAAAGAACTTTTGTGTTTATTACAATTGGCTAGTCCTATTTTACCCGTGGGGGCCTATAGTTATTCCGAAGGGCTAGAAACCCTCGTCGAAAAGGGGATTATCTCTAATAGTGCCAGCTTAAATGATTGGTTAGAGCGATCGCTTTGTCAAGGCTCGATTCGCTTAGAAACGGCGGTTTTGCTAAGGGTATATCGTTGTTTTTGTCAAGAAGATTTTACAAAACTTAATTATTGGGATAACTGGTTATCGGCAACGCGGGAAACGGCCGAATTAAGACAACAAAGCTGGCAAATGGGGCGATCACTGTTAAACTTATTGCGGGAGTTAGCACCAGTCCGAGATAATCTACCAGAACAGGCTAATTATGCCACCGCCTTTGCGATCGGGGCAAGTCATTGGCAAATTGGGGAAGAATTAGCGGTTTTAGGCTATTTACACAGTTGGGCAAGTAATTTAATCAATGCAGGACTGCGTTTAATTCCTCTAGGACAAACCCTAGGACAATCGCTTCTGATCGGTTTACAGCCCAGTTTATTAACAGCAACAGCAGATATTATCAGTTTAGCCGATGAAAACCTGAGTAGTTGGAGTTGGGGGCTAAGTTTTGCCAGTATGAACCACGAAACCCAGTATAGTCGTCTATTTCGCAGTTAG